A genomic region of Nocardioides plantarum contains the following coding sequences:
- a CDS encoding alkaline phosphatase family protein: MTDPFVEPAYGRRSLADVVPAVARALGVRVGVAPTSLELPDASSYVVFLIDGLGARLLERYAHAAPYLSTLLDSSGGPGTAGVPSTTATSLTSLGTGLTPGAHGLIGFTARIPGTDQLLNHLFWDADVDPLEWQPHPTAFSTLAAAGVSVTVVNKREFRGSGLTVASSRGGEFVGADKVGERIAAAVAASVARPSLTYLYDSDLDWTGHRWGVASSQWLQQLAMVDAEAEQLRETLPGDTRLVVVADHGMIDSPDESRVDVDDHAELLDGVALIGGEARFRHLYCRSGAVDDVLATWSGFLGERATVLSRTDAIGRGWFGPVDARVLPRMGDVVVACDGDLGVFSTERFAYEKTLIGLHGSLTPDEMLIPVLVD, from the coding sequence GTGACCGATCCCTTCGTCGAGCCGGCCTACGGCCGTCGCTCGCTGGCCGACGTCGTCCCCGCGGTCGCCCGCGCCCTCGGGGTGCGGGTCGGCGTCGCCCCGACCTCGCTGGAGCTGCCCGACGCCTCGTCGTACGTCGTCTTCCTCATCGACGGTCTCGGGGCGCGCCTGCTCGAGCGCTACGCCCACGCGGCGCCCTACCTCTCGACGCTGCTGGACTCCTCCGGTGGGCCGGGCACCGCCGGGGTGCCGTCGACCACCGCCACGAGCCTGACCTCGCTCGGCACCGGCCTGACCCCGGGCGCCCACGGGCTCATCGGCTTCACCGCGCGCATCCCCGGCACCGACCAGCTGCTCAACCACCTCTTCTGGGACGCCGACGTCGACCCGCTCGAGTGGCAGCCCCACCCCACGGCGTTCTCCACCCTGGCCGCGGCGGGCGTCTCGGTGACGGTGGTCAACAAGCGTGAGTTCCGCGGGTCGGGGCTGACGGTCGCGTCGAGCCGCGGTGGCGAGTTCGTCGGCGCCGACAAGGTGGGGGAGCGGATCGCCGCCGCCGTGGCCGCGTCGGTCGCGCGCCCGTCGCTCACCTACCTCTACGACAGCGACCTCGACTGGACCGGGCACCGCTGGGGCGTGGCCTCCAGCCAGTGGCTGCAGCAGCTCGCCATGGTCGACGCCGAGGCCGAGCAGCTGCGCGAGACCCTGCCCGGCGACACCCGCCTCGTCGTGGTCGCCGACCACGGCATGATCGACTCGCCCGACGAGAGCCGCGTCGATGTCGACGACCACGCCGAGCTGCTCGACGGGGTGGCGCTGATCGGCGGCGAGGCCCGCTTCCGTCACCTCTACTGCCGCAGCGGCGCCGTCGACGACGTCCTGGCCACCTGGTCGGGGTTCCTCGGCGAGCGGGCCACCGTGCTGTCGCGCACCGACGCCATCGGGCGGGGCTGGTTCGGGCCGGTCGACGCCCGGGTGCTGCCCCGGATGGGCGATGTCGTCGTCGCCTGCGACGGCGACCTGGGGGTCTTCTCGACCGAGCGGTTCGCCTACGAGAAGACCCTGATCGGGCTGCACGGCTCGCTCACGCCCGACGAGATGCTGATCCCGGTGCTGGTCGACTGA
- a CDS encoding multifunctional oxoglutarate decarboxylase/oxoglutarate dehydrogenase thiamine pyrophosphate-binding subunit/dihydrolipoyllysine-residue succinyltransferase subunit gives MPQSSGHPSSSTEPSASDFGPNDWLVEEMREAYDADPSSVDETWVAYFTSGDSSTPQHAGNGTASNGSNGSHAAAPVKAQPEPAPKAAPKPAPETEAKTAPKSAPKTESKPESRPAAKSEPREVAKAAEPAKTGNPTPKEAPPSEPAAAKDEPTYTVLRGAPARTAANMDASLAVPTATSVRSVPVKLLWDNRIVINSHLARARGGKVSFTHLIGYALVKAVKSMPEMNNGFETRDGKPNLITPAHVNLGLAIDVPKPDGSRQLLVPSIKAAEKMDFAAFWTAYEEVVRKARDNKLTVADFQGTSISLTNPGGIGTVHSVPRLMAGQGAIIGVGAMEYPAEWQGASEVALARNAISKTMVLTSTYDHRVIQGAQSGEFLKRVHQLLLGEEGFYDEIFRSLRIPYEPIRWGHDIATSHDDEISKQARILELIHAYRVRGHMMADTDPLEYRQRTHPDLQVESHGLTLWDLDREFATGSFGGKGRPFMKLRNILGILRDSYCRTTGIEYMHIMDPEQRRWIQERVEQPHTKPPREEQLRILLKLNQAEAFETFLQTKFVGQKRFSLEGGETTVPVLDEICEAAAQAGLDEVVMGMAHRGRLNVLANIVGKKYSQIFREFEGNIDPRTVQGSGDVKYHLGAEGEFVAGSGDTIKVSVAANPSHLEAVDPVLEGIARAKQDVLDQGAEFPVLPLLVHGDAAFAGQGVVAETLNLSQLRGYRTGGTIHVVVNNQVGFTTSPGSSRSSLYCTDVARMVQAPIFHVNGDDPEACTRVARLAFEYRQAFKKDVVIDLVCYRRRGHNEGDDPSYTQPLMYDLIEQKRSVRKLYTESLIGRGDITIEEAEQVLADYQQQLERVFTEVKEATSAPKEWTTVPDYPDKPAIETTTAIPLEVLKRISDAYVTPPDGFTVHPKVMPQLQRRATAITEGPIDWGTGEILALGSLLMDGRPVRLAGQDSRRGTFVSRFATIIDRKNADEWTPLSSLTEDQGRFYVYDSLLSEYAALGFEYGYSVARPEALTLWEAQFGDFVNGAQTVIDEFISSGETKWRQQSGVVLLLPHGYEGQGPDHSSARIERFLQMAADEAFVVAQPSTPASYFHLLRRQSLGEAHRPLIVFTPKSMLKRKEAASQPADFTSGTFRPFIADETADQEQVDTLLLCSGRITWDLMVERAKREDSGRFAIARVEQLYPRPVDEIKAEIARYPHLKAVRWVQDEPANMGPWSHYAMNVWGEVDATVEGITREQSSSPSVGTVKRHAAEQKDLVERAFA, from the coding sequence GTGCCGCAGTCGTCAGGCCACCCCTCCAGCTCCACCGAACCGTCGGCGTCGGACTTCGGTCCCAACGACTGGCTCGTGGAGGAGATGCGAGAGGCGTACGACGCCGACCCCTCGAGCGTCGACGAGACCTGGGTCGCCTACTTCACGTCCGGTGACAGCAGCACCCCCCAGCACGCCGGCAACGGCACCGCGAGCAACGGCAGCAACGGCTCGCACGCCGCGGCCCCCGTGAAGGCCCAGCCCGAGCCGGCGCCGAAGGCCGCACCCAAGCCCGCACCCGAGACCGAGGCCAAGACCGCGCCCAAGTCCGCGCCCAAGACCGAGTCCAAGCCCGAGAGCCGGCCCGCCGCGAAGAGCGAGCCGCGCGAGGTCGCCAAGGCCGCGGAGCCGGCCAAGACCGGCAACCCCACGCCCAAGGAGGCGCCGCCGTCGGAGCCTGCGGCGGCCAAGGACGAGCCGACCTACACGGTGCTGCGCGGGGCCCCGGCCCGGACCGCCGCCAACATGGACGCCTCGCTGGCCGTCCCGACCGCGACGTCGGTGCGCTCGGTGCCGGTCAAGCTGCTCTGGGACAACCGCATCGTCATCAACAGCCACCTCGCCCGCGCCCGTGGCGGCAAGGTCTCCTTCACCCACCTGATCGGCTATGCGCTGGTCAAGGCCGTGAAGTCGATGCCCGAGATGAACAACGGCTTCGAGACCCGCGACGGCAAGCCCAACCTGATCACGCCGGCCCACGTCAACCTCGGCCTCGCCATCGACGTCCCCAAGCCCGACGGCAGTCGGCAGCTGCTGGTGCCCTCGATCAAGGCCGCCGAGAAGATGGACTTCGCCGCCTTCTGGACCGCCTACGAGGAGGTCGTGCGCAAGGCGCGCGACAACAAGCTCACGGTCGCCGACTTCCAGGGCACCTCGATCAGCCTGACCAACCCCGGTGGCATCGGCACCGTCCACTCGGTGCCGCGCCTGATGGCCGGCCAGGGCGCGATCATCGGCGTCGGTGCCATGGAGTACCCCGCCGAGTGGCAGGGCGCCTCGGAGGTCGCGCTGGCGCGCAACGCGATCAGCAAGACCATGGTGCTGACCTCGACCTACGACCACCGCGTCATCCAGGGTGCGCAGTCCGGCGAGTTCCTCAAGCGCGTGCACCAGCTGCTGCTCGGCGAGGAGGGCTTCTACGACGAGATCTTCCGCTCGCTGCGCATCCCCTACGAGCCGATCCGTTGGGGCCACGACATCGCGACGTCCCACGACGACGAGATCAGCAAGCAGGCCCGGATCCTCGAGCTGATCCACGCCTATCGCGTGCGCGGCCACATGATGGCCGACACCGACCCGCTCGAGTACCGCCAGCGCACGCACCCCGACCTGCAGGTCGAGTCGCACGGCCTGACGCTGTGGGACCTCGACCGCGAGTTCGCCACCGGCTCGTTCGGCGGCAAGGGCCGCCCGTTCATGAAGCTGCGCAACATCCTCGGCATCCTGCGCGACTCCTACTGCCGCACCACCGGCATCGAGTACATGCACATCATGGATCCCGAGCAGCGCCGGTGGATCCAGGAGCGGGTCGAGCAGCCGCACACCAAGCCCCCGCGCGAGGAGCAGCTGCGCATCCTGCTCAAGCTCAACCAGGCCGAGGCGTTCGAGACCTTCCTGCAGACCAAGTTCGTCGGACAGAAGCGGTTCAGCCTCGAGGGCGGCGAGACCACGGTCCCCGTGCTCGACGAGATCTGCGAGGCCGCGGCCCAGGCCGGCCTCGACGAGGTCGTGATGGGCATGGCCCACCGCGGGCGCCTCAACGTGCTGGCCAACATCGTCGGCAAGAAGTACTCCCAGATCTTCCGCGAGTTCGAGGGCAACATCGACCCCCGCACCGTGCAGGGCTCCGGCGACGTCAAGTACCACCTCGGCGCCGAGGGCGAGTTCGTCGCCGGCTCCGGCGACACCATCAAGGTCTCCGTGGCCGCCAACCCCTCGCACCTCGAGGCGGTCGATCCGGTGCTCGAGGGCATCGCCCGGGCCAAGCAGGACGTCCTCGACCAGGGTGCCGAGTTCCCGGTGCTCCCGCTGCTCGTCCACGGCGACGCGGCGTTCGCGGGTCAGGGTGTCGTCGCCGAGACGCTCAACCTCAGCCAGCTGCGCGGCTACCGCACCGGCGGCACCATCCACGTCGTGGTCAACAACCAGGTCGGGTTCACCACCTCCCCCGGCTCCTCGCGCTCCTCGCTCTACTGCACCGACGTGGCGCGGATGGTCCAGGCGCCGATCTTCCACGTCAACGGCGACGACCCCGAGGCCTGCACCCGCGTGGCGCGGCTGGCCTTCGAGTACCGCCAGGCGTTCAAGAAGGACGTCGTCATCGACCTGGTCTGCTACCGCCGCCGAGGTCACAACGAGGGCGATGACCCGTCCTACACCCAGCCCCTGATGTACGACCTGATCGAGCAGAAGCGCTCGGTGCGCAAGCTCTACACCGAGTCGCTCATCGGTCGCGGCGACATCACGATCGAGGAGGCCGAGCAGGTGCTGGCCGACTACCAGCAGCAGCTCGAGCGGGTCTTCACCGAGGTCAAGGAGGCGACGTCGGCCCCCAAGGAGTGGACGACCGTCCCCGACTACCCCGACAAGCCGGCCATCGAGACCACGACGGCGATCCCGCTCGAGGTCCTCAAGCGCATCTCCGACGCCTACGTCACCCCGCCCGACGGCTTCACCGTCCACCCCAAGGTGATGCCCCAGCTGCAGCGGCGCGCCACCGCGATCACCGAGGGCCCGATCGACTGGGGCACCGGCGAGATCCTCGCGCTCGGCTCGCTGCTCATGGACGGACGGCCCGTGCGGCTGGCCGGCCAGGACTCGCGCCGGGGCACCTTCGTGTCGCGGTTCGCCACGATCATCGACCGCAAGAACGCCGACGAGTGGACCCCGCTCTCCTCGCTCACCGAGGACCAGGGCCGCTTCTACGTCTACGACTCGCTGCTGTCCGAGTACGCCGCGCTCGGCTTCGAGTACGGCTACTCCGTGGCCCGGCCCGAGGCGCTGACGCTGTGGGAGGCCCAGTTCGGCGACTTCGTCAACGGCGCCCAGACCGTCATCGACGAGTTCATCTCCTCCGGTGAGACCAAGTGGCGCCAGCAGTCCGGCGTCGTGCTGCTGCTCCCCCACGGCTACGAGGGCCAGGGTCCCGACCACTCCTCGGCGCGCATCGAGCGGTTCCTGCAGATGGCCGCCGACGAGGCGTTCGTCGTCGCCCAGCCGTCGACCCCGGCGTCGTACTTCCACCTGCTGCGTCGTCAGTCGCTCGGCGAGGCCCACCGCCCGCTCATCGTCTTCACGCCCAAGTCGATGCTCAAGCGCAAGGAGGCGGCCTCGCAGCCGGCCGACTTCACCTCCGGCACCTTCCGTCCGTTCATCGCCGACGAGACGGCCGACCAGGAGCAGGTCGACACCCTGCTGCTCTGCTCGGGCCGGATCACCTGGGACCTCATGGTCGAGCGGGCCAAGCGGGAGGACAGCGGCCGGTTCGCGATCGCCCGCGTCGAGCAGCTCTACCCGCGCCCGGTCGACGAGATCAAGGCCGAGATCGCCCGCTACCCCCACCTCAAGGCGGTCCGCTGGGTCCAGGACGAGCCCGCCAACATGGGTCCCTGGTCCCACTACGCCATGAACGTGTGGGGCGAGGTCGACGCGACGGTCGAGGGCATCACGCGCGAGCAGTCCTCCTCGCCGTCGGTCGGCACGGTCAAGCGGCACGCCGCGGAGCAGAAGGACCTCGTCGAGCGGGCGTTCGCCTAG
- a CDS encoding thymidine kinase, whose translation MAELHFFTGTMDSGKSTLALQTNHNHAARGRLGRIFTAHDRAGEAILSSRLGLTHEAIEVPPAFDFWRYVVDSLTRGARIDYLVCDEAQFYTALQIEQLAKVVDELQIDVFAFGILTDFRTVLFAGSRRLVELADRMHVLQVEALCWCGKRATHNARTEDGVMVVEGEVIVVGDVEEGPDGPPGEVAYEVLCRQHHRRRLTAARAHAVSLAPDPLPFG comes from the coding sequence GTGGCTGAGCTGCACTTCTTCACCGGCACCATGGACTCGGGCAAGAGCACGCTGGCCCTGCAGACCAACCACAACCACGCGGCCCGCGGGCGGCTGGGCCGGATCTTCACCGCGCACGACCGCGCGGGCGAGGCGATCCTGTCCAGCCGCCTCGGGTTGACCCACGAGGCGATCGAGGTGCCGCCCGCGTTCGACTTCTGGCGCTACGTGGTCGACTCGCTGACCCGTGGTGCCCGGATCGACTACCTGGTGTGCGACGAGGCCCAGTTCTACACCGCCCTGCAGATCGAGCAGCTGGCCAAGGTCGTCGACGAGCTGCAGATCGACGTGTTCGCCTTCGGGATCCTCACCGACTTCCGCACGGTGCTCTTCGCCGGCAGCCGACGCCTGGTCGAGCTGGCCGACCGGATGCACGTGCTGCAGGTCGAGGCGCTGTGCTGGTGCGGCAAGCGCGCCACCCACAACGCCCGCACCGAGGACGGCGTCATGGTCGTCGAGGGCGAGGTGATCGTCGTGGGCGACGTCGAGGAGGGCCCCGACGGCCCACCGGGCGAGGTCGCCTACGAGGTCCTGTGCCGCCAGCACCACCGCCGCCGGCTCACGGCGGCCCGGGCCCACGCCGTCAGCCTGGCCCCCGACCCCCTGCCGTTCGGCTAG
- a CDS encoding LysE family translocator: MPSTSQWVTFLAASILFIQVPGPSLLFTLGRALTVSLRAALTSVVGNALGVLTQVVAVAVGLGAVVAASSTAYTVVKLVGAAYVVWLGVQAIRHRTDARAAMAAGLARPSREGARRALATGFTVGLSNPKTLVFFLAFLPQFTDPGAAAAPQLVLLGLAFAVLAAASDSLWATAAGRARTWFARKPQRLDSMGAVGGVMMIGLGTGMVLSD, translated from the coding sequence ATGCCGAGCACCAGCCAGTGGGTCACGTTCCTCGCTGCGTCGATCCTGTTCATCCAGGTGCCCGGCCCCAGCCTGCTCTTCACGCTGGGCCGGGCCCTCACCGTCAGCCTGCGCGCCGCCCTGACCTCCGTCGTCGGCAACGCGCTGGGAGTGCTCACCCAGGTGGTCGCCGTCGCGGTCGGCCTCGGCGCGGTGGTCGCCGCGAGCAGCACGGCCTACACCGTCGTCAAGCTCGTCGGGGCGGCGTACGTCGTGTGGCTCGGCGTCCAGGCGATCCGGCACCGCACCGACGCCCGCGCCGCGATGGCGGCCGGGCTGGCGCGGCCCTCGCGCGAGGGGGCCCGTCGCGCGCTGGCCACCGGGTTCACGGTCGGGCTGTCCAACCCCAAGACCCTGGTGTTCTTCCTGGCGTTCCTGCCGCAGTTCACCGACCCCGGGGCGGCCGCCGCGCCGCAGCTGGTGCTCCTCGGCCTCGCCTTCGCCGTGCTCGCCGCGGCCTCCGACAGCCTGTGGGCGACCGCGGCCGGACGGGCCCGCACGTGGTTCGCACGCAAGCCGCAGCGCCTCGACTCGATGGGCGCCGTGGGTGGCGTGATGATGATCGGCCTGGGCACGGGCATGGTGCTGTCCGACTGA
- a CDS encoding DUF5998 family protein: protein MPRLPRPLDDLDRSRDLRTTIERTGYYPEVVTDAVEGAVAGEQVVSYYVHHEPTFENDEVRRHQSVVVLTPSRLILAHTDEHAGDDLLPEPYTSTSTEAVSLTAVKSVVVTRMTANPTKGPTPPAEAVMTIGWGGVARLDLEPAGCSDPECDADHGYTGVLASDDFSLRVSAAADGGDAVAGLLSFAASLSARTQH from the coding sequence GTGCCACGCCTGCCCCGCCCGCTCGACGACCTCGACCGCTCGCGCGACCTGCGCACGACCATCGAACGCACCGGCTACTACCCGGAGGTCGTCACCGACGCCGTCGAGGGTGCCGTCGCCGGCGAGCAGGTCGTGTCCTACTACGTGCACCACGAGCCGACCTTCGAGAACGACGAGGTACGCCGCCACCAGAGCGTCGTGGTGCTCACCCCGTCGCGCCTGATCCTGGCCCACACCGACGAGCACGCCGGCGACGACCTGCTGCCCGAGCCCTACACGTCGACCTCGACCGAGGCCGTCAGCCTGACCGCGGTCAAGTCGGTCGTGGTCACCCGGATGACCGCCAACCCCACCAAGGGCCCGACGCCGCCGGCCGAGGCCGTGATGACCATCGGGTGGGGCGGTGTCGCCCGGCTCGACCTCGAGCCCGCCGGGTGCAGCGACCCCGAGTGCGACGCCGACCACGGCTACACCGGGGTGCTCGCCTCCGACGACTTCTCGCTGCGGGTGTCCGCGGCCGCCGACGGTGGCGACGCCGTCGCGGGGCTGCTGTCGTTCGCCGCGTCGCTCTCGGCACGCACCCAGCACTGA
- a CDS encoding DUF6104 family protein: MYFTDRGIEELEKRRGDEEVTLAWVAEQLQGFVDAHPEFETPVERFATWLARLDDPED, encoded by the coding sequence ATGTACTTCACCGACCGCGGGATCGAGGAGCTCGAGAAGCGCCGGGGCGACGAGGAGGTCACCCTGGCGTGGGTGGCCGAGCAGCTGCAGGGCTTCGTCGACGCGCACCCCGAGTTCGAGACCCCCGTCGAGCGCTTCGCGACCTGGCTGGCCCGGCTCGACGACCCCGAGGACTGA